Proteins from a genomic interval of Desulfurobacterium sp. TC5-1:
- the coaE gene encoding dephospho-CoA kinase (Dephospho-CoA kinase (CoaE) performs the final step in coenzyme A biosynthesis.) translates to MIIGITGNIGAGKSTFSQFLRVKGFKVLNADDLAKEVLRKGELAYEPVVSVFGKEILAEDGEIDKRKLADIVFSDKEALKKLTSITHPMVKQKIISSAKSKEPIFVEAAVLIESGWYKVVDKVVVVFAYRGQRYLRASKRFTLRDVIRRDRLQLPYNEKLKFADFLVCNTGTFLELKTQVDLLVEDILSGRSRGI, encoded by the coding sequence GTGATTATAGGAATAACAGGGAATATAGGAGCAGGGAAAAGTACTTTCTCTCAATTTTTGAGGGTTAAGGGTTTTAAAGTTTTGAATGCTGATGATTTAGCGAAGGAAGTTTTAAGAAAAGGAGAGCTTGCCTATGAACCTGTCGTTTCCGTTTTCGGAAAGGAGATTCTTGCTGAGGATGGAGAAATCGATAAAAGAAAGTTGGCAGATATAGTGTTTTCTGACAAAGAAGCTCTAAAAAAACTTACATCTATCACGCACCCTATGGTGAAACAAAAGATTATATCTTCAGCTAAAAGTAAAGAGCCTATCTTTGTTGAGGCAGCTGTTTTAATTGAGTCTGGATGGTATAAAGTTGTTGATAAAGTTGTTGTTGTTTTTGCCTATCGTGGTCAGAGGTACTTGAGAGCATCTAAGAGATTTACCCTCAGGGATGTTATTAGAAGAGATAGATTACAACTTCCGTATAATGAAAAGTTAAAGTTTGCCGATTTTCTTGTGTGTAACACAGGAACATTTCTTGAGTTAAAGACGCAGGTAGATTTACTTGTTGAAGATATTTTGAGTGGTCGGAGCAGGGGGATTTGA
- a CDS encoding AI-2E family transporter, translated as MVVTLTITLFIIVLFMMKPVVFPFFAAVASAYITFPIFEFFLKIFKKRQIAAVLTVVLILLAILGLMLVILPALIKQIEGFIDYLPVLTSKIDFYLSKYIGKRLFAGSFNPENAKSVFSLLYQKFSVNNSLTVAALVQKIFSGVFSIASVLINIVVIPLLSYYILVDWENLRDLYLKLIPRTYRTETAVLLDRVNDSLSGYIRGQLLMAFLVAVYFSITLTAVGIRYSFLIAVVAGIMNMIPYVGFFTGFVPSILLAVFDNGDLFHIVAVIIVFLSEAALENVIYPMVMSRTTGINPLLIFFAIFFGATYGNFLGIIVAVPVVAMILPVFDSFMMKRESES; from the coding sequence ATGGTTGTTACGCTTACTATAACACTTTTTATTATTGTACTTTTTATGATGAAGCCAGTTGTTTTTCCATTTTTTGCAGCCGTGGCGAGTGCTTATATAACTTTTCCTATTTTCGAGTTTTTTTTAAAAATTTTTAAAAAACGTCAGATTGCAGCAGTACTAACCGTGGTTTTAATATTATTGGCAATTTTGGGTTTGATGCTTGTTATCTTGCCAGCTCTTATAAAGCAAATTGAAGGATTTATTGATTATCTTCCCGTTTTAACTTCTAAAATAGATTTTTATCTGTCAAAATATATAGGAAAAAGACTTTTTGCCGGTAGCTTTAATCCGGAAAATGCCAAGTCTGTTTTTTCTTTGTTGTATCAAAAATTTTCTGTTAATAATTCTTTAACTGTAGCTGCATTGGTTCAAAAGATATTTTCCGGTGTTTTTTCAATTGCTTCAGTGCTTATAAATATCGTTGTTATTCCTTTACTTTCTTATTATATCCTGGTTGATTGGGAAAATTTGCGGGATTTATATCTAAAATTAATTCCTCGTACTTACAGAACTGAAACAGCTGTTTTGCTGGATAGGGTCAATGACTCTTTGTCTGGCTATATTAGAGGACAACTTTTAATGGCATTTTTAGTGGCTGTCTATTTTTCTATTACATTAACCGCTGTGGGTATCAGGTATAGTTTCCTTATAGCTGTTGTTGCGGGGATTATGAATATGATTCCTTACGTTGGTTTTTTCACTGGTTTTGTTCCTTCAATTTTATTAGCTGTTTTTGACAATGGTGACCTTTTCCATATAGTTGCGGTTATTATTGTTTTTCTTTCAGAAGCTGCTCTTGAGAATGTTATCTATCCCATGGTTATGAGCAGAACTACGGGGATTAATCCGCTTTTAATATTTTTTGCAATCTTTTTTGGAGCAACTTATGGGAATTTCCTCGGAATAATTGTTGCCGTTCCAGTTGTTGCGATGATACTACCGGTTTTTGATAGTTTTATGATGAAGAGGGAAAGTGAATCGTGA
- a CDS encoding CDP-alcohol phosphatidyltransferase family protein, with the protein MVNIPNLITVVRALIVPLFIMAVHYSNFKVALILFIIAALSDAFDGFLARRLQQITIVGIIMDPLADKALIDSAFVVLSYIHKIIPPWLTILVISRDILIIVGGWLLTVFNKVDRIKPILIGKFTAFSQFLTIFFTLLRLNFNNFYLDIFLKFLYSFTGGMTVISGISYVIIGIRELGSE; encoded by the coding sequence ATGGTAAATATACCAAATCTCATAACAGTTGTTAGGGCTCTTATTGTTCCTCTTTTTATAATGGCTGTTCATTATAGTAACTTTAAAGTTGCCTTAATTCTATTCATTATAGCAGCTTTAAGTGACGCTTTTGATGGCTTTTTGGCGCGACGTTTACAGCAAATTACCATAGTTGGAATAATAATGGATCCACTTGCGGATAAAGCTCTTATTGATTCTGCATTTGTGGTTTTGAGTTATATACACAAGATTATTCCTCCATGGTTGACTATACTGGTTATTTCAAGAGATATTTTGATAATAGTTGGTGGCTGGTTGCTTACAGTTTTTAATAAAGTTGATAGAATTAAGCCCATTTTAATTGGTAAATTTACCGCTTTTTCACAATTTTTAACAATATTTTTCACTTTACTTCGCTTGAATTTCAATAATTTTTATCTTGATATATTCTTGAAATTCTTGTATTCCTTTACCGGTGGTATGACTGTTATATCTGGTATAAGTTATGTGATAATAGGGATAAGGGAGTTGGGAAGTGAATAA
- the nadC gene encoding carboxylating nicotinate-nucleotide diphosphorylase has translation MNFSKIAIEDYILSFLKEDIGFTGDITSAALPGRKIRARLEAKDDFILAGTPFFQKVFEVLDSNFKFSWKKKEGEQVKAGEIIGYIEGGEKSLLIGERTALNLLQHLSGIATNTYKYAKVLQGTKIKLLDTRKTSPGLRYFEKYATRIGGAFNHRMGLYDAVMIKDNHIKAYGNVTNAVNTIYKNIPVTTIIEVEIENWDQLKETLNVKDMINIIMLDNWEISELDKAIKFIRNELNHAKIEISGGITLEKLKELRTKDIDFVSTSKLITNAKWVDISMEVE, from the coding sequence ATGAATTTTTCAAAAATAGCAATTGAGGATTATATACTATCTTTCTTAAAAGAGGATATAGGTTTTACCGGTGATATAACCTCCGCGGCATTACCAGGAAGAAAAATAAGAGCAAGGCTCGAGGCAAAAGATGACTTTATTTTGGCTGGAACACCTTTCTTCCAGAAAGTATTTGAAGTTTTAGATAGCAATTTCAAGTTTTCATGGAAAAAGAAAGAAGGGGAACAAGTGAAAGCTGGTGAAATAATAGGCTACATAGAGGGCGGAGAAAAATCTCTGCTAATAGGCGAACGAACAGCTCTTAATTTACTTCAACATCTTTCAGGAATAGCTACCAACACCTATAAGTATGCAAAAGTTTTACAAGGGACAAAAATAAAACTATTAGACACCAGAAAGACCTCTCCAGGACTTAGATATTTTGAAAAATATGCAACAAGAATTGGCGGTGCCTTCAACCACAGAATGGGACTCTACGACGCAGTCATGATTAAAGACAATCACATTAAAGCTTACGGAAATGTAACAAATGCAGTAAATACAATCTATAAAAATATTCCTGTAACAACAATAATAGAGGTTGAAATAGAAAACTGGGATCAACTCAAAGAAACTCTTAATGTTAAAGACATGATAAACATCATCATGTTAGATAACTGGGAAATATCAGAATTGGACAAAGCTATAAAATTTATCAGAAATGAATTAAATCATGCTAAAATAGAAATATCTGGGGGAATAACTCTGGAAAAGTTAAAGGAATTAAGAACCAAAGATATAGATTTTGTGTCAACAAGTAAGCTTATAACCAATGCAAAATGGGTTGATATAAGTATGGAGGTAGAATGA
- a CDS encoding CvpA family protein, protein MNIHPLNLLDAVLVIILGWNFFRGFNKGAIEEILSIAGIGISIFIAVKSAHVVAAKFVSDPDAPIIIMTGFVIYGILFLISKYIAFTLNSLYSKGFLGLLNNLLGFLFGIFRGILLTSIFLLFIGATMPDSYLIKTSYLGGFFAPVTDIVVSLLPEKAKKKVEKNWKTAEAILLKNRKAWKE, encoded by the coding sequence ATGAACATTCATCCGTTGAATCTCTTAGATGCCGTTCTTGTGATAATACTGGGGTGGAACTTTTTTAGAGGCTTTAATAAGGGTGCTATCGAAGAAATTTTATCCATCGCAGGCATCGGTATAAGTATTTTTATAGCTGTCAAAAGCGCCCATGTTGTTGCAGCAAAATTCGTTTCCGACCCTGACGCACCAATAATCATTATGACAGGATTCGTCATCTATGGCATCCTATTTCTTATATCTAAATATATCGCTTTCACTTTAAACTCTCTATATTCAAAAGGTTTTTTAGGACTGTTAAACAACCTTTTAGGATTTTTGTTTGGAATCTTCAGAGGTATTCTCCTCACCTCAATATTTTTACTCTTTATAGGTGCAACAATGCCGGACAGTTACCTTATAAAAACAAGTTATCTTGGAGGATTTTTTGCACCTGTGACAGACATAGTGGTTTCTCTACTACCCGAAAAGGCAAAGAAAAAGGTTGAAAAAAACTGGAAAACCGCTGAAGCCATTCTTCTCAAAAACAGAAAAGCGTGGAAGGAATAA
- the gap gene encoding type I glyceraldehyde-3-phosphate dehydrogenase — protein MGVRVAINGYGRIGRCFHRAILGDDEIEIVAINDLTDAATLAHLLKYDSVHGKFPGTVEVKGDKLVIDGKEITVYAEKDPAKLPWKELEVDVVLEATGRFRDRTGASKHLDAGAKRVLISAPAKEPDATFVVGVNHTDYDPEKHYIISNASCTTNCLAPVAKVLLENFGIEKGFLTTVHSYTADQRLLDAPHKDLRRARAAAVSMVPTTTGAAKAVGLVIPELKGKFNGISIRVPTPDVSLIDFVCIVNKEVTVEEVNAALKEAAEGKLKGILGYTDEELVSVDYIGDRRSSIVDGKSTDVIGGNLVKIISWYDNEFGYSNRLGDLIKYMASVGV, from the coding sequence ATGGGTGTAAGAGTTGCCATCAATGGTTATGGAAGAATTGGAAGATGTTTTCACCGTGCCATTTTAGGAGATGATGAAATTGAAATCGTGGCAATAAACGATTTAACGGATGCTGCTACACTTGCTCATCTTTTAAAATACGACTCTGTACACGGTAAATTTCCCGGAACGGTGGAAGTAAAAGGGGATAAACTTGTTATAGACGGCAAAGAAATAACCGTTTATGCGGAGAAGGATCCTGCAAAGTTGCCCTGGAAAGAACTTGAGGTCGATGTGGTTTTAGAAGCCACTGGAAGGTTTAGGGATAGAACTGGTGCTTCAAAGCATCTTGATGCAGGGGCAAAGAGAGTTCTTATCTCGGCACCTGCAAAAGAACCAGATGCCACGTTTGTCGTTGGTGTAAATCACACAGATTATGATCCGGAAAAGCACTACATCATTTCAAATGCCTCCTGTACTACTAATTGCCTTGCGCCTGTTGCAAAGGTGTTGCTTGAAAATTTTGGTATAGAAAAAGGATTTTTAACAACAGTTCACTCTTATACTGCTGACCAGCGTCTCCTTGATGCGCCCCATAAGGATTTGAGAAGGGCAAGAGCAGCTGCTGTATCAATGGTACCAACAACCACAGGTGCTGCTAAAGCGGTAGGTCTTGTTATTCCTGAGCTTAAAGGTAAATTTAATGGGATTTCTATAAGAGTTCCAACACCTGATGTTTCTCTAATTGATTTTGTATGTATTGTTAACAAAGAAGTTACTGTTGAAGAAGTAAATGCTGCTCTGAAAGAGGCAGCAGAAGGTAAACTGAAAGGTATTTTAGGTTATACAGATGAAGAGCTCGTTTCTGTTGATTACATAGGTGATAGACGTTCTTCCATAGTAGATGGAAAATCTACTGATGTAATAGGTGGAAACTTGGTTAAGATAATTTCCTGGTACGACAATGAGTTTGGCTATTCAAACAGACTTGGTGATTTAATTAAGTATATGGCATCTGTTGGCGTTTGA
- a CDS encoding ATP-binding protein, with amino-acid sequence MLALATIGLCAAGIATGILTVQLRRTAQIKKKLTGLFSLPDKVNWNELIYCIEKEISERKSRDNIHLLSQALNLLNEGLVIMSPSGKLIYTNRFARELLDIDKENYKGRYFYQVISDLDVITFINENFDKKYNVWESKKIKNRYIQLVFAADVEEKVLLLRDLTQIKKYENLKRDFIANVSHELKTPVATLKLLMETLEDECEENKTATEFIKKAQGRIEYMEQLIQDLITLTMLETSKGIPFEKKKIKLKPIIDKIIEETSVIAKKKNVEVKSHLPEDLEVTGDERLFYFVFRNLIDNAIKYNHEGGKVDIKYSTLPKEQEISVCDTGPGIPKSHLPFIFERFYRVDKSRSRKLGGTGLGLSIVKLAVEKLDGKVDVESEVGKGTCFKVYFPYP; translated from the coding sequence ATGCTTGCTCTTGCCACCATTGGACTATGTGCAGCAGGAATAGCAACAGGAATACTAACGGTTCAGCTAAGAAGAACAGCTCAAATAAAGAAAAAACTTACCGGTCTGTTTTCACTTCCCGATAAAGTAAACTGGAACGAACTTATCTACTGTATCGAAAAAGAGATTAGCGAGAGAAAAAGCCGGGATAACATTCATTTATTGTCTCAAGCTCTAAACCTCCTTAACGAAGGTCTCGTTATTATGTCACCCTCCGGGAAACTTATATACACTAACAGATTTGCCAGAGAACTTCTCGATATAGATAAAGAAAACTACAAAGGTAGATACTTCTACCAGGTAATAAGTGACTTGGATGTAATAACATTTATTAATGAAAATTTTGATAAAAAGTACAACGTCTGGGAAAGTAAAAAGATAAAAAACCGTTATATACAACTTGTATTCGCTGCAGATGTAGAAGAAAAAGTTTTGCTGCTCAGAGATCTCACACAAATCAAAAAGTACGAAAATCTCAAGAGAGATTTCATTGCAAATGTATCCCACGAACTTAAAACACCTGTTGCAACACTTAAACTATTAATGGAAACCCTTGAAGATGAGTGCGAAGAGAACAAAACCGCAACAGAATTTATCAAAAAAGCACAGGGAAGAATAGAATATATGGAACAACTCATCCAAGACTTAATAACATTAACGATGTTAGAAACCAGTAAAGGCATCCCGTTTGAAAAGAAAAAAATTAAATTGAAGCCTATAATCGATAAAATAATAGAGGAAACGAGTGTAATAGCCAAAAAGAAAAATGTAGAAGTAAAATCTCACCTTCCTGAAGATCTTGAGGTAACAGGTGATGAAAGGCTTTTCTACTTCGTGTTCAGAAATCTTATAGACAATGCCATAAAGTACAACCACGAAGGTGGAAAAGTGGACATAAAATACTCAACGCTTCCTAAAGAACAAGAAATTTCTGTCTGTGATACAGGTCCTGGTATTCCAAAATCCCACCTTCCATTTATATTTGAGAGATTTTACAGAGTTGACAAGTCAAGATCCAGAAAGTTAGGTGGTACAGGGCTTGGATTGTCCATCGTCAAACTTGCCGTTGAAAAGTTAGATGGAAAAGTTGACGTTGAAAGCGAAGTTGGTAAAGGAACATGTTTTAAAGTATATTTCCCGTACCCGTAA
- the bamA gene encoding outer membrane protein assembly factor BamA, with protein MRKIAIVVALLLLTIPSVSSAQTLISENKTVPTENTTLQPVIKEIKIEGNTYLPKESIIYRISLKPGEPLNTEKVAEDIKNIFSLGYYKTIEVIEEKAGNQVILKYILKEKPIVEAVNFEGNKHISTRELKKKIEFDEGNFTGHVISYEKLEKIKNRIISVYHEKGYINVKVNYNVSQIEPQKVKVTFKIDEGQKAYVCKIIIKGNKAIDTDEIKGVLLTKERCIWKLRFHPSLVKENLKKDVERIKKLYESKGYIDIKVGNPIIKKLDGCYEVIYPILEEGPQYFFGKIAIRGNTLFTSKELLKLVDELKPKNPYNPELLTIFSIKVARLYGKYGYIFASTTPETKIDRKNHTINVTFIIHEGERAKVRYINIKGNYDSRDRTVRRELDIYETGIFNTEKLERSIRRLYNTGYYEAVNVEPKVVDKNLLDIDVNLKERLTGIFSIGIGYSSMTKLTAMLSLRKGNLFGTGDSIFISGQFGSSITYFDIGYNHKWWLNQPQTLGLRVYNHKNEYTTYTSYKKGFSFNVYRRVKKDWNVGIGYTLEKNTISDIDPNATSIVKEEEGTSIIGLLSSRVTLDLRDNRFLPHRGFMFSLSTKVAGQALGGDSNFYEAVADVSKYIYLDDLSENYKIPIVLSAHLKAGFADTYGKTEEVPIDYRFFVGGDTTVRGFRWGEAGPVDINGDPEGANRELVMNFEIGYDISNNLRFIGFFDIGAGWWNEVDFGTLRKAAGGGIRVMTPVGPIRLDIGYKLDKKPGESASEWHFGLGTYF; from the coding sequence TTGAGGAAAATAGCTATTGTAGTGGCATTACTACTTTTAACTATTCCATCAGTATCAAGTGCCCAAACGTTAATCTCGGAAAACAAAACTGTACCCACAGAAAACACAACCTTACAACCGGTAATAAAAGAGATAAAAATTGAAGGAAACACCTATTTGCCAAAAGAAAGCATAATTTACAGGATATCTCTAAAGCCCGGAGAACCTTTAAACACCGAGAAAGTAGCAGAAGATATAAAAAACATCTTTTCCCTGGGATACTACAAAACCATAGAAGTCATTGAAGAAAAAGCAGGAAACCAGGTGATTCTAAAATATATACTAAAAGAAAAGCCAATAGTCGAAGCCGTGAATTTTGAAGGGAATAAACACATATCAACCAGAGAACTAAAGAAAAAAATAGAATTTGACGAAGGCAATTTTACAGGACACGTAATATCCTACGAAAAACTCGAAAAAATAAAGAACAGAATAATTAGCGTTTATCACGAAAAAGGCTACATAAATGTTAAAGTTAACTATAATGTATCCCAAATTGAACCCCAAAAAGTCAAAGTGACATTTAAAATAGATGAAGGACAGAAAGCTTACGTCTGCAAAATCATAATAAAAGGAAATAAAGCCATAGACACAGATGAAATAAAAGGCGTTCTCCTTACAAAGGAACGCTGTATATGGAAATTAAGATTTCATCCATCTCTCGTTAAGGAAAACCTTAAAAAAGATGTGGAAAGAATTAAAAAACTCTATGAAAGCAAAGGATATATTGATATAAAAGTTGGAAATCCCATAATAAAGAAACTTGACGGTTGCTACGAAGTCATATACCCCATTTTAGAAGAAGGGCCACAATATTTCTTTGGAAAAATTGCGATTAGAGGAAATACCCTTTTCACATCAAAAGAACTTCTAAAGTTAGTAGATGAACTCAAACCTAAAAATCCCTATAATCCAGAATTATTAACCATATTCTCAATAAAAGTAGCAAGACTCTACGGTAAGTATGGATACATCTTTGCATCAACTACTCCCGAAACAAAAATTGACAGGAAAAACCACACGATAAATGTCACTTTTATCATTCATGAGGGAGAAAGAGCAAAAGTAAGATACATAAACATTAAAGGAAACTACGACAGCCGCGACAGAACGGTAAGAAGAGAACTTGACATATACGAAACAGGCATATTTAACACTGAAAAGCTGGAACGCTCCATCAGAAGACTATACAACACGGGCTACTACGAAGCTGTCAACGTAGAACCTAAAGTTGTGGACAAAAATCTTTTAGACATTGACGTAAATCTTAAAGAGCGTCTAACAGGCATCTTCTCCATCGGTATCGGATACAGCTCCATGACAAAATTGACTGCAATGCTATCTTTGAGAAAAGGTAACCTTTTCGGAACCGGTGATTCAATATTCATATCAGGTCAATTCGGTTCATCCATCACCTACTTCGACATTGGATACAACCACAAGTGGTGGCTCAATCAACCGCAAACACTTGGATTGAGAGTTTACAACCACAAAAATGAATACACAACATACACCAGCTACAAGAAAGGCTTTTCCTTCAATGTTTATAGAAGAGTCAAAAAAGATTGGAACGTTGGGATAGGCTACACTCTTGAAAAGAACACAATAAGCGACATAGATCCCAACGCAACAAGCATTGTCAAGGAAGAAGAAGGAACTTCAATTATAGGGCTCCTTTCCTCAAGAGTTACCCTCGATTTGAGAGACAACCGATTCCTTCCACACAGAGGATTTATGTTTAGTTTAAGTACAAAAGTAGCTGGTCAAGCCCTTGGTGGTGATAGCAATTTCTACGAAGCGGTTGCAGATGTATCAAAATATATCTATCTCGATGACCTATCTGAAAATTACAAAATACCCATTGTTCTATCAGCACATCTAAAAGCAGGTTTTGCAGACACCTACGGCAAAACGGAAGAGGTTCCCATAGATTACAGATTCTTCGTTGGCGGAGATACAACTGTCAGAGGATTCCGCTGGGGTGAGGCAGGTCCTGTAGATATTAATGGCGACCCTGAAGGAGCAAACAGAGAACTTGTTATGAACTTTGAAATAGGCTACGATATATCAAATAACCTTCGTTTCATCGGATTCTTCGACATAGGCGCAGGATGGTGGAACGAAGTTGACTTTGGAACACTTAGAAAAGCAGCAGGTGGCGGCATAAGAGTGATGACACCGGTTGGACCAATAAGATTAGACATAGGTTACAAACTTGACAAAAAGCCCGGAGAAAGTGCTTCAGAATGGCATTTTGGACTTGGAACTTACTTCTAA
- a CDS encoding OmpH family outer membrane protein: MEKFRKLMLTLIGTFIIIGVGTVKAKADSFAVYYIDMQKLINESPQGKKAKTELEAEIKKAESQLKKLAKEIEQLKKELSSPLISQKTKQQKETEIQTKILQYRQLQQKSQKLLSKFERELTAKILKDVFKIVEKYRIEHNIPMIVEKNEAGIISADPKYDLTDKILKLYSRAGK, encoded by the coding sequence ATGGAGAAATTTAGAAAGTTGATGTTAACCTTAATAGGAACTTTCATTATCATTGGAGTGGGAACCGTTAAGGCAAAAGCGGATAGCTTTGCAGTTTACTACATAGACATGCAAAAATTAATAAATGAGTCACCTCAGGGCAAAAAGGCAAAAACTGAATTAGAAGCAGAGATTAAAAAGGCTGAATCACAGCTCAAAAAGTTAGCAAAAGAGATTGAACAGTTAAAAAAAGAACTTTCATCACCCCTCATCAGTCAGAAAACGAAGCAACAGAAAGAGACTGAAATACAAACAAAGATTCTCCAGTACAGACAACTACAACAAAAAAGCCAAAAATTGCTTTCAAAATTTGAGAGGGAGCTTACAGCCAAAATCCTTAAGGACGTATTTAAAATCGTTGAAAAGTACAGAATAGAACACAATATTCCAATGATTGTTGAAAAGAATGAGGCAGGAATAATATCTGCAGATCCAAAGTATGACCTAACAGATAAAATCCTTAAACTTTATAGCAGGGCAGGCAAATAA
- the lpxD gene encoding UDP-3-O-(3-hydroxymyristoyl)glucosamine N-acyltransferase: MEVSIGEIAKSIGCRVKGNPDIKIKGVNEIQKAKEGELTFLTNPKYEKFLRTTGASAVIVGKEYNVPITQLICEEPYVAFAKILSMLIKEPHPEPGISKTATIDETATIGNNVYIGDHVFIGKECKIGNNVKIYPGVVIGNRCEIGDNSVIFANVTIYHDVKIGKNVRIHSGTVIGSDGFGYAFSKKEMKIYKVPQIGRVIIGNDVEIGANTTIDRGTIGDTVIGDGTKIDNLVQIAHNDKIGKNCFIVSQVGISGSTEIGDNVTLAGQVGVAGHIKIGSNITVGAKSGVTKSITKPGIYAGFPIKDFRTWRKTEALINRLPEIYEKIKSFLSTKEQKS, encoded by the coding sequence ATGGAAGTTAGCATCGGTGAAATAGCAAAGTCAATTGGATGCAGAGTAAAAGGCAACCCGGATATTAAGATAAAGGGTGTAAATGAGATACAGAAAGCTAAGGAAGGTGAACTCACCTTCCTTACAAATCCAAAGTATGAAAAATTTCTCAGAACAACAGGCGCTTCTGCCGTTATCGTCGGAAAAGAGTACAACGTTCCTATAACACAATTAATCTGCGAAGAACCTTACGTAGCATTTGCAAAAATCCTATCAATGCTGATAAAAGAACCCCACCCGGAGCCAGGAATTTCAAAGACAGCTACTATTGACGAAACAGCAACTATAGGGAACAACGTCTATATAGGAGACCACGTATTCATAGGAAAAGAATGTAAAATCGGCAACAATGTTAAAATATATCCAGGCGTTGTAATAGGTAACCGTTGTGAAATAGGTGATAACAGTGTAATTTTTGCTAATGTCACCATCTACCACGACGTTAAAATTGGCAAAAACGTAAGAATACACAGTGGAACAGTAATAGGTTCAGACGGCTTCGGATACGCATTCAGCAAAAAAGAGATGAAAATTTACAAAGTTCCCCAGATTGGAAGAGTAATCATAGGAAACGACGTTGAAATAGGCGCAAACACAACAATAGACAGAGGAACCATAGGTGATACTGTCATAGGAGATGGCACAAAGATAGACAATCTTGTCCAGATAGCACACAACGATAAAATCGGAAAAAACTGTTTCATTGTCTCTCAGGTGGGAATCTCCGGTTCTACAGAAATTGGCGACAATGTCACACTTGCAGGGCAGGTAGGCGTTGCCGGACACATTAAAATAGGAAGTAACATAACAGTCGGTGCTAAATCTGGTGTGACCAAATCCATTACAAAGCCCGGCATCTACGCCGGTTTCCCGATAAAAGATTTTAGAACGTGGAGAAAAACGGAAGCCCTGATTAATCGTCTGCCTGAAATTTACGAGAAAATTAAATCCTTTCTCTCTACGAAGGAGCAAAAAAGTTGA